From the Pseudomonas sp. VD-NE ins genome, the window CGGCGAACTTGCCTCTGGCGACGCTGATCCCGGATTTCAAACCGGAGAAGCTGGCGGCGTTGGGTAAGGCTGTGGTTCAGGGGGAGGCGGTGAGCACGCAGACTTCGCCGGCTACCACGGCGGCAGTGGCTGAGACCAATTGGAAGAAAATCGGCTTGTGGGCGGTGTTGTTGCTCAGTGTGGTTTTTCTCGGTGCGATGGCGTTCAGCTTGTTGCGCAAGCCGCCGACCAACACCTGAGAATGGCTGGCGCTGCTCGCCATTCGCTGGCAAGCCAGCTCCCACAGGTTATTTGGTGTACACAAAATAGATGAACGACCGAAGTCCTTGTGGGAGCTGGCTTGCCAGCGATGACGGCCGATCAATCAACAAAAATCCTCAACCTGCCGCTATCACTCAACCACCATCCGTCCCGAACCGGACTACGCTAAACCCGCTACCTGAACTCTCCCCCGACAATCACGTCTCATACAGGCAATTACACCCCAACGCACGTTACCGGGCGTCTTCGCTCGCTACGTTTTCAGACTCCCTGTAAACTGCGCGGGTTTTTAGCCCCCCATTCCACCGGAGCCGTCCATGTCCCGCGTTACCCTGAGTCGCTATTTGATTGAGCAGACCCGCAGCAATAACACTCCTGCTGATCTGCGTTTCCTGATCGAAGTGGTGGCGCGTGCTTGCAAAGAAATCAGCCACGCCGTGTCCAAAGGCGCCCTGGGTGGTGTTCTGGGCAGCATGGGCACTGAAAACGTTCAAGGCGAAGTGCAGAAGAAGCTCGACGTGATCTCCAACGAGATCCTGCTCGAAGCCAACGAGTGGGGCGGTCACCTGGCCGGCATGGCGTCCGAAGAAATGGACAACGCCTACCAGATCCCGGGCAAATACCCGAAAGGCGCGTACCTGCTGGTATTTGACCCACTGGACGGCTCGTCGAACATCGACATCAACGCCCCGGTCGGCACTATCTTCTCGGTACTGCGTTGCCCGAACGAATACCTGAGCCAGAACGAGCCGCTGAACGAGAAAGCGTTCCTGCAGCCAGGCACTCAGCAAGTTGCCGCCGGTTACGCAATCTACGGCCCGCAGACCATGCTGGTACTGACCCTGGGCGACGGCGTCAAAGGCTTCACCCTCGACCGTGAAATGGGCAGCTTCGTGCTGACCCACGAAGACATCACCATTCCTGAATCGACCCAGGAATTCGCCATCAACATGTCCAACCAGCGTCACTGGGAAGCCCCGGTACAACGCTATGTGGGCGAGCTGCTGGCCGGTGAAGAAGGTCCGCTGAAAAAGAACTACAACATGCGTTGGGTCGCCGCGATGGTTGCCGACGTACACCGCATTCTGACCCGTGGCGGTCTGTTCATGTACCCGCGCGACAGCCGTGAGCCATCCAAGCCAGGCAAACTGCGTCTGATGTACGAAGCCAACCCGATGTCGTTCCTCGTGGAACAAGCGGGCGGCGCGTCCACCGACGGTCACCAGCGCATTCTCGACATCCAGCCGGAAGGCCTGCACCAGCGCGTAGCAGTGTTCCTCGGCTCGAAAGAAGAAGTCGCCCGCGCTACGGCCTACCACAAGGAGTAAATCATGACCGCGCCCTGGCAGCCGTTGCTCGATTGGTGGTTCGGACAAGCCGAATCCCCCGACGAGATTGCGGCTGACAAGGGCAAGTTGTGGTTCGGCAAGCGAGACAGCCAAGACCTCGAAGCGCGTGAGCGTTTCGGGGTCTTTGTCGATCAGGCCCTCGCTGGCGGATTGATCGAGTGGACGCAACGTCCCGAAGGTTGGCTGGCGGTAGTGCTACTGCTCGATCAACTGCCGCGAATGATCTTTCGCGACACCCCCAAAGCGTTCTCCGGTGATCTGCGCGCGCAGAAACTCGTCGCCCAAGGCATTGCGGCGGATTTTGATCGGCAGTTGAAACCGATCCAGCGTGTATTCATTTATCTGGTGTTTGAGCACTGCGAGAATCTTGCGGTGCAGAACGAAGCGGTTTCCAGATTTATTGAGTTGGTGGCTGAACAGCCGGAAGGGGAGCGGTCGGTGTTTGCCGACAATCTGGATTATGCCGAGCGGCATCAAAAGGTGATTGCACGGTTTGGCCGGTTTCCGCATCGCAATGCGGTGTTGGGGCGGGAGTCTACGGCTGAGGAGTTGGTGTTTCTTTCCGAGCCTGGCTCTAGATTTTAAGAGCTTACCCTCACCCTAGCCCTCTCCCTGAGGGAGAGGGGACTGACCGAGGTGATTGGGCGAGGTACGCCGACCTGAAATATCGAGTCGAACTCAGTTCTGGAACACCCCCCGATCGGCTCCCTTTCCCCCTCGCCCCCTTGGGGGAGAGGGCTGGGGTGAGGGGGTAAAGCCCTTGATCTTTAAATGCGAAAGCTACCGACCAACTGTTTGAGACGCGCCGCCTGCTGCTCCAGATCCGAGCACGCCCGCAACGTCGCCTGCAAGTTCTCCACACCTTCCTGGTTCAGCGTGTTGATCTCGTTGATATCCACGTTGATCGATTCAACCACAGCGGTCTGCTCTTCAGTCGCGGTGGCCACCGACTGGTTCATCCCGTCGATCTCGCCGATACGCTGGGTCACGCTGCCCAGGCGTTCGCCTGCCTGATTGGCGATGCCGACGCTGCTTTCGCTCTCGCGCTGGCTCTCGGTCATGATGCTGACTGCCTGACGTGCGCCGACCTGCAGCTCTTCGATCATCTTCTGCACTTGCTGCGCCGAATCCTGAGTGCGGTGCGCCAAGTTGCGCACTTCGTCCGCGACCACCGCGAAACCACGACCGGCTTCACCGGCACGCGCAGCTTCAATCGCGGCGTTGAGTGCGAGCAGGTTGGTCTGCTGGGAAATGCTGGTGATCACTTCGAGAATCTGGCCGATGTTCACCGTGTTGCTGTTCAGGGTTTCGATGTTGCCGCACGAATCGCTGATCTTCGCCGACAACTGCTGCATGGCCTGGATGGTTTTATCGACAACCTGCTGACCGTCGACCGCGAGGCTGCGCGCATCACTGGAGTGCTGCGAGGCGAGCGCAGCGTTCTGGGCAATTTCCTGGGCGGCGGCGCCGAGTTGGTTGATCGCCGCGGCCACGCTGTTGGTGCGGGTGGCTTGCTGGTCGGAGTTGTACATCGACGAGTTCGACGCTGCGACCACGCGCAGGGCGACTTCGTTGACTTGGCCGGTGGCCGAGGACACTTCGCGGATCGAGGTGTGGATGCGCTCGACGAAACGGTTGAACGAGGTGCCCAGCGCGCCGAATTCGTCGTTGCCGTGAATCACCAGACGTTTGGTCAGGTCGCCTTCACCTTCGGCAATGTCATGCATCGCGCGGCCCATGGTCAGCAGCGGTTGCATCAGCACACGGATCAGCATGCCGAGCAGGGCGATGATGATCACCACGGCAATAACCATGGCGATCAGCGCCGATGTGCGGAATTCGCTGAGCATCGAGAACGCGGTGTCCTTATCCAGCACCAGCGCCACGTACCAGTCGGCCGACGGCACGCCGTTGATGTGGGTGAAGGAGATCAGTTGGGTCTTGCCGGCGAACTCGACTTCTTTCAGGCCCGGGCTGACCTTAGGTGCGCCGTTCGGATAGGCCTCGGCGAGGGTCTTGAGTACCAGTTTGCTGTCCGGGTGAATCAGGATCTTGCCCTCGGTGCTGACGATGAACGCGTGGCCGTGGCCGCCGAAATTCAGCGAGTTGATGATCGCGCTGACGCTGGTCAGGTCGATGTCGGCACCGGCAACGCCGAGCATCTGGCCCTGACGTTGTACCGGGGTGGCGACGGTGATCACCAGTTTGCCCGAGGAGGCGGCAATGTACGGTTCGGTGACGATAGTCTGCTGCGCGCTGTTTGCCGCTTTGTACCAGCCACGGGCGCGTGGATCGTAATCCGGTGCGCGGTTGCCGGCCGGTACGGAGAACATCACGCCGTCAGCGCCACCGAAGTAACTGAGCTGGAAATTGCCGGTGTAGGCGGGCAGGTCGATGATGCGTTTCAAGCTGGCCGGGGCGTTGCCGTCGACGGCCACTTGCTGGGACATCGATTGCAGCAACTGAATGCGGCTTTCCAGCCACGTCTGGATGTTGCTGGTGGTCAGGCTGCCCAGCTCCTGCATCGACGCTTCGGTGCTCGTGCTCAGGGCTTCGCGCTGTCGATAGTCGTTGAAGAAAATGAAACAGGCGAACGCAACGGCCACCACGAGGGCGGCAGCCAGCAAGATCTTGTGGCTGAATTTCATGTTTCTGGTCATCGAATGAACTACCGCGAAGGGGCTGGTCAAGAAAGGGCGGCAATTTGCCACACTCGGGGGCTTTGCGCTGCTCTTATTTCGACCGCGGCGCGCCAAAGATTAGGCGTCTTTTGTGAAAGGCGACGAAATGCTCAATAGCCCTACAAAGTGTCTGATTTACCGGCAAATGCCAGACGGGCGGGCTAATAAATAGCCATTCCACCACGGAACCAGATGAGGGTTTTCTCTTCTAAGCTTCTGGTTGGCACCATGCCATCCCCCCTCGTTCCAGGAGTTACACCATGTCGCTGCGATCTCTCGCCCTGCTGTCGTTTTGCGTGCTGTTGGCCGCATGCAGCAAGGTCAATCAGGAAAACTATTCGAAGCTCTCGGCCGGTATGGCCAAGGCTGAAGTCGAGACTCTGCTCGGCAAGCCCACCGATTGCTCGGGCGCGCTCGGCATGTCCAGTTGCACCTGGGGCGACAAGAACAGCTTTATCAGCGTGCAGTACGCCGGTGACAAAGTGCTGATGTTTTCCGGCCAAGGCCTGAAGTAAACCGGGGCTTCGCGCCCACGGAGAAGAAAAATGAAGCGGTTATTGCTGATCCTTTTTGCCGGCCTGGTACTGGCCGGCTGCGCCACTTCCGGCGTCGACCCGTTGGCGCCGAAAACCGTCAACAGCGTCAATCTCAAGCGCTATCAGGGCACGTGGTACGAGCTGGCACGCTTGCCGATGTACTTCCAGCGCAATTGTGCGCAGTCCGAAGCCCATTACACCCTCAAGCCTGACGGCAATGTCGCGGTGCTCAATCGCTGCCTGACCCCGCAATGGCAGTGGGAAGAGGTCAAGGGCACGGCTTATCCACAGGTGTCGGGCAAGACCGACAAGCTCTGGGTCGAATTCGATACCTGGTTCTCACGCCTGATTCCGGGTGTGGCGAAAGGTGAATACTGGGTGCTGTACGTCAGCGATGACTACAAGACCGCCATCGTCGGTGACCCGAGCCGCAAGTACATGTGGTTGTTGTCGCGCACGCCGACCGTTAATGGTGTGGTGCGTGAAGAACTGCTGAGCAAGGCGCGTCAGCAAGGCTATGACACCACGCGCTTGATCTGGCGCGCGTCGGATCGGCAGATGGCCAAGACCTCAAATTAAGCATCGCCACAAATCAAATGTGGGAGCGAGCCTGCTCGCGAAGGGGGCGTGTCAGTTAACGAAAATGTTACTGATACACCGCTTTCGCGAGCAGGCTCGCTCCCACATTTCGTTTGTATCAGCCTAAAAGATCGCGCAGGACCTGGGTGAAGGCACGCGCACTGTCTTCTTCGCCAGCATGCCGGCCATCACGTACAACCCACTGGCCATTGACCAATACATCGCGCACCTGACGATCGCCGCCGGCAAACAGCCAGCGATTCAAAATTCCGTCGCCACTGGCCGTCGCCAGATACGGATCATTGCCATCGAGCACAATCCAGTCCGCACGCTTGCCCACTTCCAGCGCCCCGATCGGCTGCCCCAACGCCTGCGCACCGCCATCCAGCGCCGCGTCATACAACGTGCGCCCAACCATCGGCTGATCCGCACCGTACAAACGGTTACGCCGCTGATCGCGCAGACGCTGGCCGTATTCCAGCCAACGCAACTCTTCCACCACACTGAGCGACACATGGCTGTCGGAACCGATGCCCATGCGCCCGCCCTGAGCGAGGAAATCCACCGCCGGGAAAATCCCGTCGCCCAGATTCGCTTCAGTGGTCAGGCACAGGCCGGCAATGGCGCGACTCTTGGCCATCAGCGTGACTTCTTCCGGGTTGGCGTGAGTGGCGTGCACCAGGCACCAGCGCTGATCGACTTGGGTATTTTCGTACAGCCATTGCAGCGGCCGCCGACCGCTCCAGCTCAGGCAGTCGTCGACTTCCTTCTGCTGTTCGGCGATGTGAATATGCACAGGGCATTGCTTGTCGCTGGCCGCCAATACTTCGCTGATCTGCTGCGGCGTGACTGCGCGCAACGAGTGAAAGCACAGGCCCAGCGACTGCGCCTTTTGCTGCGCCAGTAACGGCTGCAAACGCGATTGCAGGTTCAGGTAATTTTCGGTGCTGTTGATAAAGCGACGCTGGCCGTCATTCGGTGTCTGGCCGCCAAAACCGGAGTGGCTGTAGAGCACCGGCAGCAAGGTCAGACCGATGCCGCTTTCGCTTGCGGCCTGACTGATGCGCAACGCCAGCTCAGCCGGATCGGCATAAGGCTGGCCGTTGCTGTCGTGGTGCACGTAGTGAAATTCGGCGACCGAGGTGTAACCGGCCTTGAGCATTTCGATGTACAGCTGACGGGCAATCACGCCGAGTTGATCGGGGCTGATTTTTCCGACGAGCCGGTACATCAGATCGCGCCACGTCCAGAAACTGTCATTGGGGTTGCCGGCCACTTCGGCCAGTCCCGCCATCGCCCGCTGGAACGCGTGGGAGTGCAGATTCGGCATGCCCGGCAGCAGAGGACCACTCAGCCGTTCGGCGCCATCTGCGGTGGAATCGGCCTGGATTTGGGTCAGCACGCCCTCGGCGCTGACCTCAAGACGTACATTGTTGGCCCATCCGTTAGGCAGCAGCGCGCGTTCGGCAAAGAAGGCGGACATGGTTCAGCACCCCATCGTGTGTTATTTGTATATACATATACAGACGTTTGCCTGCCCGGTAAACTCCGGCAAGCTAGCCACTTTCACCAATGAACAGGGATCAACCGTGCCGACTCCGCCTCCAGTCTCCCCGTTGGCCGCGAACATGGGCGACAGTCCGGCGCCCTTGTACGCCCGCGTCAAACAGATGATCACCCAGCAGATCGACAGCGGAAACTGGCCGCCGCACTACCGCGTGCCGTCCGAAAGCGAGCTGGTCAATCAACTCGGCTTCAGCCGCATGACCATCAACCGCGCCCTGCGCGAGATGACTGCTGACGGCTTGTTGGTGCGCATGCAAGGCGTCGGCACGTTCGTCGCCGAACCGAAGAGCCAGTCTGCGCTGTTCGAAGTGCATAACATCGCCGACGAAATTGCTTCCCGTGGTCATCGCCACACCTGCCAGGTCATCACCCTCGAAGAAGAGGCCGCCGGTTCCGAACGCGCGCTGGCGCTGGACATGCGTGAAGGGCAGAAAGTATTTCACTCGCTGATCGTGCATTACGAAAACGATATCCCGGTGCAAATCGAAGACCGTTTCGTCAACGCGCTGGTCGCCCCGGAATACCTCAAGCAGGACTTCACCCTGCAAACGCCTTACGCCTATTTGAACCAGGTGGCGCCGCTGACCGAAGGCGAGCATGTGGTCGAAGCGATTCTTGCCGAGTCGTCCGAATGCAAGTTGCTGCAGATTGAAAAAGGCGAGCCGTGCCTGTTGATTCGTCGCCGCACGTGGTCGGGGCGTCAGCCGGTGACGGCTGCACGTTTGATTCACCCAGGTTCCCGTCATCGTCTGGAAGGGCGGTTCCATAAATAGAGAGCATAAATGAGTCCGGTGAAGGTTTTACGCGCTGAAGGCTACCCGCGCATGCCGTGGAAAAACGGCGGTGGCAGCACTGAAGAAATCACCCGTGATGCGGGCGCCGGTCTGGACGGTTTCGGCTGGCGCCTGTCGATTGCCGACATCGCCGAGTCGGGCGGCTTCTCGACCTTCGCCGGTTACCAGCGAGTGATTACGGTGTTGCAGGGTGACGGTATGACCCTGTGCGTCGACGGCGACGATACGCGACCATTGCTACCGCTCGACCCGTTTGCCTTCAGCGGCGAAAGCCAGGTGTCGTGCACACTGCTCGGTGGCGCGATTCGTGACTTCAATCTGATTTACGCGCCACAGCGTTACAGCGCGCGTTTGCAGTGGCTGGACGGTGAGCAGCGGTTCTTCAGCTCGGCGGGGACGGTATTGGTGTTCAGTGTCAGTGAGCTGCTGGAAGTGGCGGTTGGCGACAGCACATCGCAGTTGGGGCGACATGATTGTCTGCAGCTGGACGGTAACAGTGGGCTGGCCGAAGTCTCCACCAATGCCGCATGCTGCGTGATCGAGCTGACTGCGCGCTGATTCAAAAATCTTAAAAGATCGCAGCCTTCGGCAGCTCCTACAGGGACTACATGAATCCCAATGTAGGAGCTGCCGAAGGCTGCGATCTTTTGCTTTTGGGGTGTTCCCAACCCACGCACCAACTTGTTACCGAACGCCCCAGCGTGGCGCAAAATCACGCTCTCGTAACAATCCCCCAACTCCCCAAAATACTCCCGCAAAAAATTTCATCCACGCCAGAACCCTCGATTCAGGCGCTCTCCAGCCGTGCCCGCGATTTTTCTTGAACGCCCCTCCAACAAGTTGGCCGCTTGATTGCATATGCTTGTATGTACAAGTAAAGACGTATGCGTATGAGTCGCTCGAGGCTCTCCGCAGCGTCCACTGATTCGCTTGTCGCGCATCGAAGCGCACAGGCTGCTTGCCCACTGCCAGGGTTGGTTTGAATTGATCGCTGAGGAGTCTTTTTCGTGACTGACAATAAGCCTACTAAGGTTCGTAACGTCGAAATCCGTGCATCGCGCGGCAACAAGCTGACCGCCAAGAGCTGGCTGACCGAAGCGCCGCTGCGCATGCTGATGAACAACCTCGACCCGGAAGTCGCCGAGAACCCGAAAGAGCTGGTGGTTTACGGTGGTATCGGTCGCGCCGCGCGTAACTGGGAGTGCTACGACAAGATCGTCGAAAGCCTGACCAACCTGAATGACGACGAGACCCTGCTGGTGCAATCCGGCAAGCCGGTCGGCGTGTTCAAGACCCACAGCAATGCCCCGCGCGTACTGATCGCCAACTCCAACCTCGTCCCACACTGGGCGAGCTGGGAGCACTTCAACGAACTCGACGCCAAAGGCCTGGCCATGTACGGCCAGATGACCGCCGGCAGCTGGATCTACATCGGCAGCCAGGGCATCGTGCAAGGCACCTACGAAACCTTTGTCGAAGCCGGTCGCCAGCACTACAACGACAACCTCACCGGCAAGTGGGTGTTGACCGCCGGCCTCGGTGGCATGGGCGGCGCACAACCGCTGGCAGCAACCCTGGCCGGCGCTTGCTCGCTGAACATCGAATGCCAGCAAGTCAGTATCGATTTCCGTCTGAAAAGCCGTTACGTCGACGAGCAAGCCAAAGACCTCGACGACGCCCTGGCGCGCATCGACAAATACACCAAGGAAGGCAAAGCGATCTCCATCGCCCTGCTCGGTAACGCGGCAGAAATTCTGCCGGAACTGGTCAAGCGCGGCGTGCGCCCGGACATGGTCACCGACCAGACCAGCGCCCACGACCCGCTCAACGGTTACCTGCCGGCCGGCTGGACCTGGGACGAATACCGCGCCCGCGCCAAGACCGAACCGGCCGCTGTGATCAAAGCCGCCAAGCAGTCGATGGCCGTGCACGTCAAAGCCATGCTGGAATTCCAGAAGCAAGGCATTCCGACCTTCGACTACGGCAACAACATCCGTCAGATGGCGCAGGAAGAAGGCGTCGAAAACGCGTTCGATTTCCCGGGCTTCGTACCGGCCTACATCCGTCCGCTGTTCTGCCGTGGCATCGGCCCGTTCCGTTGGGCGGCGCTGTCGGGCGATCCGCAAGACATCTACAAAACCGACGCCAAGGTCAAAGAGCTGATCCCGGACGACGCGCACCTGCACAACTGGCTGGACATGGCCCGCGAGCGCATCAGCTTCCAGGGTCTGCCGGCACGTATCTGCTGGGTCGGTCTGGGCCTGCGCGCCAAGCTCGGTCTGGCCTTCAACGAGATGGTCCGCAGCGGCGAATTGTCCGCACCTATCGTGATCGGTCGCGACCACCTCGACTCCGGCTCGGTCGCCAGCCCTAACCGCGAAACCGAATCGATGCAGGACGGCTCCGACGCCGTGTCCGACTGGCCACTGCTCAACGCTTTGCTCAACACCGCGAGCGGCGCGACCTGGGTTTCCCTGCACCACGGCGGCGGCGTCGGCATGGGCTTCTCGCAGCACTCGGGCATGGTGATTGTCTGCGACGGCACTGACGAAGCGGCCGAGCGTATTGCGCGCGTACTGCACAACGACCCGGCCACCGGTGTCATGCGTCACGCCGATGCCGGTTACCAGATCGCCATCGACTGCGCCAAGGAACAGGGCCTGAACCTGCCGATGATTACCGGCGGCAAGTAACACGTTTTGGCTTTATGTGGGAGCGAGCTTGCTCGCGAAAGCAATCTGTCAGCCAGCAAAGATGTTGAATGTGCTGGCCAATTCGCGAGCAAGCTCGCTCCCACAGAAAAGCAGCCCTACCGGCTCAGTGAACAATTTAAACAATCCACAGAGGTTGAATCATGGCTGTCAACACCGATCGTGCAGGCAACAAACCGTTGATCGAAAGGCGTTCGATCGACTACATCCCGGAAGCGGAAAGACACGGTCGTCTGTTTAGCCAGTTCACCCTGTGGATGGGGGCCAACCTGCAAATCACCGCGATTGTCACCGGGGCGTTGGCCGTGGTGCTGGGCGGTGATGTGTTCTGGTCGCTGATCGGTCTGTTGATCGGTCAATTGCTCGGCGGCGGGGTGATGGCGCTGCACGCGGCGCAAGGGCCGAAACTCGGTCTGCCGCAGATGATCTCCAGCCGTGTGCAGTTTGGCGTGTATGGCGCAGCGATCCCGATCGTGCTGGTGTGCCTGATGTACCTGGGTTTCACCGCAACCGGCACCGTGCTTTCCGGCCAGGCGCTGGGCCAGTTGTTTGGCGTCAGCGACAGCGTCGGCATCCTGATTTTTGCCAGCGTCATCGTGCTGGTGACGGTGCTCGGTTATCGGGTGATCCACTGGATCGGCCGTGTTGCCAGCGTCATTGGCGTGATCGCTTTCGTCTTCCTGTTCTGGCGCCTGATGAGCCAGACCGACGTCGGCGCACTCCTGCAAATTCGTCAT encodes:
- a CDS encoding formimidoylglutamate deiminase — encoded protein: MSAFFAERALLPNGWANNVRLEVSAEGVLTQIQADSTADGAERLSGPLLPGMPNLHSHAFQRAMAGLAEVAGNPNDSFWTWRDLMYRLVGKISPDQLGVIARQLYIEMLKAGYTSVAEFHYVHHDSNGQPYADPAELALRISQAASESGIGLTLLPVLYSHSGFGGQTPNDGQRRFINSTENYLNLQSRLQPLLAQQKAQSLGLCFHSLRAVTPQQISEVLAASDKQCPVHIHIAEQQKEVDDCLSWSGRRPLQWLYENTQVDQRWCLVHATHANPEEVTLMAKSRAIAGLCLTTEANLGDGIFPAVDFLAQGGRMGIGSDSHVSLSVVEELRWLEYGQRLRDQRRNRLYGADQPMVGRTLYDAALDGGAQALGQPIGALEVGKRADWIVLDGNDPYLATASGDGILNRWLFAGGDRQVRDVLVNGQWVVRDGRHAGEEDSARAFTQVLRDLLG
- the hutU gene encoding urocanate hydratase; its protein translation is MTDNKPTKVRNVEIRASRGNKLTAKSWLTEAPLRMLMNNLDPEVAENPKELVVYGGIGRAARNWECYDKIVESLTNLNDDETLLVQSGKPVGVFKTHSNAPRVLIANSNLVPHWASWEHFNELDAKGLAMYGQMTAGSWIYIGSQGIVQGTYETFVEAGRQHYNDNLTGKWVLTAGLGGMGGAQPLAATLAGACSLNIECQQVSIDFRLKSRYVDEQAKDLDDALARIDKYTKEGKAISIALLGNAAEILPELVKRGVRPDMVTDQTSAHDPLNGYLPAGWTWDEYRARAKTEPAAVIKAAKQSMAVHVKAMLEFQKQGIPTFDYGNNIRQMAQEEGVENAFDFPGFVPAYIRPLFCRGIGPFRWAALSGDPQDIYKTDAKVKELIPDDAHLHNWLDMARERISFQGLPARICWVGLGLRAKLGLAFNEMVRSGELSAPIVIGRDHLDSGSVASPNRETESMQDGSDAVSDWPLLNALLNTASGATWVSLHHGGGVGMGFSQHSGMVIVCDGTDEAAERIARVLHNDPATGVMRHADAGYQIAIDCAKEQGLNLPMITGGK
- a CDS encoding methyl-accepting chemotaxis protein; its protein translation is MYNSDQQATRTNSVAAAINQLGAAAQEIAQNAALASQHSSDARSLAVDGQQVVDKTIQAMQQLSAKISDSCGNIETLNSNTVNIGQILEVITSISQQTNLLALNAAIEAARAGEAGRGFAVVADEVRNLAHRTQDSAQQVQKMIEELQVGARQAVSIMTESQRESESSVGIANQAGERLGSVTQRIGEIDGMNQSVATATEEQTAVVESINVDINEINTLNQEGVENLQATLRACSDLEQQAARLKQLVGSFRI
- the hutC gene encoding histidine utilization repressor, which translates into the protein MGDSPAPLYARVKQMITQQIDSGNWPPHYRVPSESELVNQLGFSRMTINRALREMTADGLLVRMQGVGTFVAEPKSQSALFEVHNIADEIASRGHRHTCQVITLEEEAAGSERALALDMREGQKVFHSLIVHYENDIPVQIEDRFVNALVAPEYLKQDFTLQTPYAYLNQVAPLTEGEHVVEAILAESSECKLLQIEKGEPCLLIRRRTWSGRQPVTAARLIHPGSRHRLEGRFHK
- a CDS encoding lipoprotein encodes the protein MSLRSLALLSFCVLLAACSKVNQENYSKLSAGMAKAEVETLLGKPTDCSGALGMSSCTWGDKNSFISVQYAGDKVLMFSGQGLK
- a CDS encoding HutD family protein, giving the protein MSPVKVLRAEGYPRMPWKNGGGSTEEITRDAGAGLDGFGWRLSIADIAESGGFSTFAGYQRVITVLQGDGMTLCVDGDDTRPLLPLDPFAFSGESQVSCTLLGGAIRDFNLIYAPQRYSARLQWLDGEQRFFSSAGTVLVFSVSELLEVAVGDSTSQLGRHDCLQLDGNSGLAEVSTNAACCVIELTAR
- a CDS encoding lipocalin family protein, which gives rise to MKRLLLILFAGLVLAGCATSGVDPLAPKTVNSVNLKRYQGTWYELARLPMYFQRNCAQSEAHYTLKPDGNVAVLNRCLTPQWQWEEVKGTAYPQVSGKTDKLWVEFDTWFSRLIPGVAKGEYWVLYVSDDYKTAIVGDPSRKYMWLLSRTPTVNGVVREELLSKARQQGYDTTRLIWRASDRQMAKTSN
- a CDS encoding class 1 fructose-bisphosphatase, which produces MSRVTLSRYLIEQTRSNNTPADLRFLIEVVARACKEISHAVSKGALGGVLGSMGTENVQGEVQKKLDVISNEILLEANEWGGHLAGMASEEMDNAYQIPGKYPKGAYLLVFDPLDGSSNIDINAPVGTIFSVLRCPNEYLSQNEPLNEKAFLQPGTQQVAAGYAIYGPQTMLVLTLGDGVKGFTLDREMGSFVLTHEDITIPESTQEFAINMSNQRHWEAPVQRYVGELLAGEEGPLKKNYNMRWVAAMVADVHRILTRGGLFMYPRDSREPSKPGKLRLMYEANPMSFLVEQAGGASTDGHQRILDIQPEGLHQRVAVFLGSKEEVARATAYHKE
- a CDS encoding DUF924 family protein, whose amino-acid sequence is MTAPWQPLLDWWFGQAESPDEIAADKGKLWFGKRDSQDLEARERFGVFVDQALAGGLIEWTQRPEGWLAVVLLLDQLPRMIFRDTPKAFSGDLRAQKLVAQGIAADFDRQLKPIQRVFIYLVFEHCENLAVQNEAVSRFIELVAEQPEGERSVFADNLDYAERHQKVIARFGRFPHRNAVLGRESTAEELVFLSEPGSRF